A part of Trachemys scripta elegans isolate TJP31775 chromosome 23, CAS_Tse_1.0, whole genome shotgun sequence genomic DNA contains:
- the PLEKHM1 gene encoding pleckstrin homology domain-containing family M member 1 isoform X3 — MHSSHTTENGPDPKVVIQLIKKQLVSSIKGLQKQYVTSDAVVTSDTDDANALCCALEAVFVHGLKAKYIKTEAGGKGKKTCGRAPLPQPVFWGLLKTITHRNIILELEQLNFISTDVGRCRAWLRLALNDGLMECYLKLLLQEKSRLPEYYQTTALLLDAEECEFLLSFLQGLTSLTFELSYKSAVLNEWTITPLSLSGLCPVSELLEHLTSSSSESQRKESLGLVSRSSGSDDIEAQPNILPLSKNEDQSKLTCSTLSLNTTSSSQLSSSLGSDGLLQANCTGSPDRCEEPLSYDSDLGAANAEDLDSSLQEVLSEFSKVQQVSEPTEEPHLPNLLAPAPLQPALPPAVSRASHLHLNATAESTLCSAPLPDTDNPQSICVDDLAKASEISDPPSHVTGIQLLSQPIITHSGAADKDSSQQLYIINPEDKDGTSKINGHKESQEDLSPVTEFFLSPATACPKRRSWISEDDFYRPSPEGSSKGLTDSYGSSLEGAREGRSTELISALDLEGPFLSSSKTGKPKPSPDQEQKGFHVVHRRQIGLSNPFRGLLKLGSLERRGAMGLWKEFFCELSPLEFRLFLDHEERIYSENYSLLRCESLGLVHSDGRFELVFSGKKLCLRAPSRDEAEDWLDRIHEALHKCRPQQEEEWETLDCPEDDLEGHTVGVLLSDSAALLQYNNTAGNAYDWTSSLAPELDAIKESVLYMDVDKAWAPFIFSLSLEALKCFKVKNHEKILSNSYGIETIQDILPDTSLGGPAFFKVITSKAILKLQAENADAAAAWRGLVRRVLTSYLETAEEALTLGGNLDGNSQAILKNTVKENGFFLQYLVAIPMEKGLDSQSFICAGLSTSFKISESNPQSTFN, encoded by the exons TTGATCAAGAAGCAGTTGGTGAGTTCCATCAAGGGATTGCAGAAACAGTATGTAACCTCCGATGCCGTTGTAACCAGTGACACTGACGATGCTAATGCCCTGTGCTGTGCACTAGAGGCTGTGTTTGTGCATGGACTGAAGGCGAAGTACATAAAAACAGAGGctggaggaaaagggaaaaaaacatgtgGCCGTGCACCTCTTCCCCAGCCCGTCTTCTGGGGCTTGCTGAAAACCATCACGCACAG AAACATCATTTTAGAGCTGGAACAGTTAAATTTTATCAGCACTGACGTGGGGCGCTGCCGTGCCTGGTTAAGGCTTGCCTTGAATGATGGCCTCATGGAGTGTTATTTGAAGTTACTGCTACAAGAGAAGTCCAGGCTGCCTGAGTATTATCAGAcaacagccctgctgctggatgCAGAGGAATGTGAATTTCTGCTTAGCTTCTTGCAAGGGTTAACTTCCCTGACCTTCGAACTGTCCTATAAATCAGCAGTTTTaaatgaatggactataacgCCCTTGTCCCTGTCTGGTCTGTGTCCTGTTTCGGAGCTTCTGGAGCATCTAACATCCTCTAGTTCTGAATCCCAAAGAAAGGAGTCCCTGGGTTTGGTCTCACGTTCTTCGGGATCTGATGATATTGAAGCTCAACCCAACATATTGCCCCTCAGTAAAAATGAGGACCAAAGTAAACTTACATGCTCCACGCTAAGCCTTAACACTACGAGTTCATCCCAGCTGTcctccagcctgggctctgatGGCCTCCTGCAGGCCAACTGCACTGGAAGTCCTGATAGGTGTGAGGAACCGCTGTCGTATGACTCTGATTTAGGGGCAGCAAATGCAGAGGATTTAGACAGTTCTCTGCAAGA GGTATTGTCTGAATTCAGCAAAGTACAGCAAGTCTCTGAACCTACAGAAGAACCGCACCTTCCTAATCTATTGGCGCCTGCCCCATTGCAGCCCGCACTTCCTCCTGCTGTCTCCAGAGCCTCTCACCTGCATTTAAATGCAACAGCGGAGAGCACTCTTTGTTCTGCACCGCTTCCTGACACAGATAACCCACAGTCCATCTGTGTGGACGATCTAGCTAAAGCCAGCGAGATATCAGATCCTCCTTCACATGTTACAGGAATCCAGTTGTTGTCTCAGCCAATCATAACACACAGTGGTGCAGCAGACAAAGATTCATCCCAACAGCTTTACATTATTAACCCAGAAGATAAAGATGGAACCAGTAAGATAAACGGTCATAAGGAAAGCCAAGAGGATCTCAGCCCAGTGACAGAATTCTTTCTTTCACCAGCAACAGCTTGTCCA aaaagaagGAGCTGGATATCAGAAGACGATTTCTACAGGCCTTCTCCAGAAGGGAGCAGTAAAGGCCTAACTGATTCTTATGGGTCCTCTCTTGAGGGGGCCAGAGAAGGCCGGTCCACAGAACTGATCAGTGCACTCGATTTGGAGGGACCCTTCTTATCCTCTTCAAAGACTGGGAAGCCCAAGCCATCCCCTGACCAGGAACAAAAGGGCTTCCATGTTGTTCATCGCAGGCAGATCG GTCTTTCCAATCCGTTCCGAGGCCTCCTGAAGCTGGGCAGTCTGGAGAGGAGGGGAGCAATGGGCCTCTGGAAAGAGTTCTTCTGTGAGTTATCCCCACTGGAGTTCCGCCTCTTCCTGGACCACGAAGAGCGGATTTACAGTGAGAATTACTCTCTGCTGCGATGCGAGTCGCTGGGGCTGGTTCACAGCGATGGCCGGTTTGAGCTGGTGTTCTCTGGTAAGAAACTGTGCTTACGAGCTCCTTCCCGAGATGAAGCTGAGGACTGGCTAGACAGGATACATGAGGCTCTACACAAGTGTCGGCCTCAGCAAGAGGAGGAATGGGAGACGCTTGACTGTCCAGAAGACGACCTTGAAGGACACACAGTTGGAGTGTTGCTCAGTGACTCAGCTGCTTTGCTCCAGTACAACAACACAGCTGGAAATGCCTATGATTGGACGTCTTCTCTTGCACCAGAATTAGATGCCATTAAAGAATCAGTTCTTTATATGGATGTAGATAAAGCTTGGgctccttttattttttctttgtcgTTAGAagctttaaaatgctttaaagtaAAAAACCATGAAAAAATATTAAGCAACAGCTATGGAATAGAGACAATCCAAGACATTCTTCCTGACACAAGTCTTGGTGGGCCTGCGTTTTTCAAGGTGATAACCTCTAAAGCCATCTTGAAGCTGCAAGCTGAGAATGCTGATGCTGCCGCAGCATGGAGGGGGCTTGTTCGTAGAGTATTAACCTCATATCTCGAAACTGCAGAGGAAGCGCTGACACTTGGTGGCAATTTGGATGGGAATTCTCAGGCAATCTTGAAAAACACTGTAaaggaaaatggctttttcttACAATATCTGGTGGCCATCCCCATGGAGAAAGGACTGGACTCCCAGAGCTTCATATGTGCAG gTTTGTCGACAAGCTTTAAAATTTCTGAATCAAATCCGCAATCAACCTTTAATTAA
- the PLEKHM1 gene encoding pleckstrin homology domain-containing family M member 1 isoform X2: MHSSHTTENGPDPKVVIQLIKKQLVSSIKGLQKQYVTSDAVVTSDTDDANALCCALEAVFVHGLKAKYIKTEAGGKGKKTCGRAPLPQPVFWGLLKTITHRNIILELEQLNFISTDVGRCRAWLRLALNDGLMECYLKLLLQEKSRLPEYYQTTALLLDAEECEFLLSFLQGLTSLTFELSYKSAVLNEWTITPLSLSGLCPVSELLEHLTSSSSESQRKESLGLVSRSSGSDDIEAQPNILPLSKNEDQSKLTCSTLSLNTTSSSQLSSSLGSDGLLQANCTGSPDRCEEPLSYDSDLGAANAEDLDSSLQEVLSEFSKVQQVSEPTEEPHLPNLLAPAPLQPALPPAVSRASHLHLNATAESTLCSAPLPDTDNPQSICVDDLAKASEISDPPSHVTGIQLLSQPIITHSGAADKDSSQQLYIINPEDKDGTSKINGHKESQEDLSPVTEFFLSPATACPKRRSWISEDDFYRPSPEGSSKGLTDSYGSSLEGAREGRSTELISALDLEGPFLSSSKTGKPKPSPDQEQKGFHVVHRRQIGLSNPFRGLLKLGSLERRGAMGLWKEFFCELSPLEFRLFLDHEERIYSENYSLLRCESLGLVHSDGRFELVFSGKKLCLRAPSRDEAEDWLDRIHEALHKCRPQQEEEWETLDCPEDDLEGHTVGVLLSDSAALLQYNNTAGNAYDWTSSLAPELDAIKESVLYMDVDKAWAPFIFSLSLEALKCFKVKNHEKILSNSYGIETIQDILPDTSLGGPAFFKVITSKAILKLQAENADAAAAWRGLVRRVLTSYLETAEEALTLGGNLDGNSQAILKNTVKENGFFLQYLVAIPMEKGLDSQSFICAGCSRQIGLSFVKPKLCAFSGLYYCDSCHQDDESVIPSRLIHNWDLTKRVVCRQALKFLNQIRNQPLINLKLVNESLYAHVERMSRICRSREQLKLLGDYLIMCRSGALKELSKRLDHRDYLLESPHKYSVTDLRQIADGIFEVYLQSLIQFASHHVYNCDLCTQRGFICQICNHSSIIFPFEFDTTTRCRDCKTVFHRCCQDSMKSCPRCERRQKYQQQLQADVLVKPNM; the protein is encoded by the exons TTGATCAAGAAGCAGTTGGTGAGTTCCATCAAGGGATTGCAGAAACAGTATGTAACCTCCGATGCCGTTGTAACCAGTGACACTGACGATGCTAATGCCCTGTGCTGTGCACTAGAGGCTGTGTTTGTGCATGGACTGAAGGCGAAGTACATAAAAACAGAGGctggaggaaaagggaaaaaaacatgtgGCCGTGCACCTCTTCCCCAGCCCGTCTTCTGGGGCTTGCTGAAAACCATCACGCACAG AAACATCATTTTAGAGCTGGAACAGTTAAATTTTATCAGCACTGACGTGGGGCGCTGCCGTGCCTGGTTAAGGCTTGCCTTGAATGATGGCCTCATGGAGTGTTATTTGAAGTTACTGCTACAAGAGAAGTCCAGGCTGCCTGAGTATTATCAGAcaacagccctgctgctggatgCAGAGGAATGTGAATTTCTGCTTAGCTTCTTGCAAGGGTTAACTTCCCTGACCTTCGAACTGTCCTATAAATCAGCAGTTTTaaatgaatggactataacgCCCTTGTCCCTGTCTGGTCTGTGTCCTGTTTCGGAGCTTCTGGAGCATCTAACATCCTCTAGTTCTGAATCCCAAAGAAAGGAGTCCCTGGGTTTGGTCTCACGTTCTTCGGGATCTGATGATATTGAAGCTCAACCCAACATATTGCCCCTCAGTAAAAATGAGGACCAAAGTAAACTTACATGCTCCACGCTAAGCCTTAACACTACGAGTTCATCCCAGCTGTcctccagcctgggctctgatGGCCTCCTGCAGGCCAACTGCACTGGAAGTCCTGATAGGTGTGAGGAACCGCTGTCGTATGACTCTGATTTAGGGGCAGCAAATGCAGAGGATTTAGACAGTTCTCTGCAAGA GGTATTGTCTGAATTCAGCAAAGTACAGCAAGTCTCTGAACCTACAGAAGAACCGCACCTTCCTAATCTATTGGCGCCTGCCCCATTGCAGCCCGCACTTCCTCCTGCTGTCTCCAGAGCCTCTCACCTGCATTTAAATGCAACAGCGGAGAGCACTCTTTGTTCTGCACCGCTTCCTGACACAGATAACCCACAGTCCATCTGTGTGGACGATCTAGCTAAAGCCAGCGAGATATCAGATCCTCCTTCACATGTTACAGGAATCCAGTTGTTGTCTCAGCCAATCATAACACACAGTGGTGCAGCAGACAAAGATTCATCCCAACAGCTTTACATTATTAACCCAGAAGATAAAGATGGAACCAGTAAGATAAACGGTCATAAGGAAAGCCAAGAGGATCTCAGCCCAGTGACAGAATTCTTTCTTTCACCAGCAACAGCTTGTCCA aaaagaagGAGCTGGATATCAGAAGACGATTTCTACAGGCCTTCTCCAGAAGGGAGCAGTAAAGGCCTAACTGATTCTTATGGGTCCTCTCTTGAGGGGGCCAGAGAAGGCCGGTCCACAGAACTGATCAGTGCACTCGATTTGGAGGGACCCTTCTTATCCTCTTCAAAGACTGGGAAGCCCAAGCCATCCCCTGACCAGGAACAAAAGGGCTTCCATGTTGTTCATCGCAGGCAGATCG GTCTTTCCAATCCGTTCCGAGGCCTCCTGAAGCTGGGCAGTCTGGAGAGGAGGGGAGCAATGGGCCTCTGGAAAGAGTTCTTCTGTGAGTTATCCCCACTGGAGTTCCGCCTCTTCCTGGACCACGAAGAGCGGATTTACAGTGAGAATTACTCTCTGCTGCGATGCGAGTCGCTGGGGCTGGTTCACAGCGATGGCCGGTTTGAGCTGGTGTTCTCTGGTAAGAAACTGTGCTTACGAGCTCCTTCCCGAGATGAAGCTGAGGACTGGCTAGACAGGATACATGAGGCTCTACACAAGTGTCGGCCTCAGCAAGAGGAGGAATGGGAGACGCTTGACTGTCCAGAAGACGACCTTGAAGGACACACAGTTGGAGTGTTGCTCAGTGACTCAGCTGCTTTGCTCCAGTACAACAACACAGCTGGAAATGCCTATGATTGGACGTCTTCTCTTGCACCAGAATTAGATGCCATTAAAGAATCAGTTCTTTATATGGATGTAGATAAAGCTTGGgctccttttattttttctttgtcgTTAGAagctttaaaatgctttaaagtaAAAAACCATGAAAAAATATTAAGCAACAGCTATGGAATAGAGACAATCCAAGACATTCTTCCTGACACAAGTCTTGGTGGGCCTGCGTTTTTCAAGGTGATAACCTCTAAAGCCATCTTGAAGCTGCAAGCTGAGAATGCTGATGCTGCCGCAGCATGGAGGGGGCTTGTTCGTAGAGTATTAACCTCATATCTCGAAACTGCAGAGGAAGCGCTGACACTTGGTGGCAATTTGGATGGGAATTCTCAGGCAATCTTGAAAAACACTGTAaaggaaaatggctttttcttACAATATCTGGTGGCCATCCCCATGGAGAAAGGACTGGACTCCCAGAGCTTCATATGTGCAG GTTGCTCCAGACAGATCGGACTCAGTTTTGTGAAACCCAAACTTTGTGCATTCTCTGGCCTCTATTACTGTGACAGCTGCCATCAGGACGACGAGTCTGTGATTCCATCGCGCCTTATCCACAACTGGGACTTGACTAAAAGAGTA gTTTGTCGACAAGCTTTAAAATTTCTGAATCAAATCCGCAATCAACCTTTAATTAATCTGAAATTGGTGAATGAAAGCCTGTATGCTCACGTGGAGAGGATGAGTCGAATCTGTAGAAGCAGAGAACAGCTGAAACTACTTGGCGATTACCTTATAATGTGTCGCAGTGGGGCCCTGAAGGAGCTTAGCAAACG ACTTGATCATCGGGACTATCTATTGGAATCGCCCCATAAATACAGTGTAACTGATCTGAGACAG ATAGCTGATGGCATATTTGAAGTGTACCTGCAATCTCTGATCCAGTTTGCTTCCCACCATGTCTATAACTGTGACCTCTGTACCCAGCGGGGCTTTATCTGTCAGATTTGTAACCACAGCAGCATCATTTTCCCCTTTGAGTTCGACACAACCACCCG